A segment of the Hyperolius riggenbachi isolate aHypRig1 chromosome 8, aHypRig1.pri, whole genome shotgun sequence genome:
CACAAAGAGATCTCGGAGAGGTTCTTTCAATTATCCACagttataattactaggtaattctcgggagagttgatccagggacttATCCGACTGCCATATGGAGACAGGAAGGAAGTTTTCCCTTTTCAGGCCAATTGGCCCAAGCTTTGTAAGGattttcgccttcccctggatcaactgggatatgtgcgggttcaggatgttttttttttgtttttccccttctggttgaacttgatggacaaccaaactaactatcttACTATGAAGTAGCAGCATCTAACACAATATACTGTTTGCATTGCTTGACtgattttaatttgagtccagaaaaaaacaaaacgattGAAGCACTAACATTGTATTGTTGATTGAAGTATAATGTTATAGGGCCATCAAAATGATACCTACCCACTCATTCGTACAGAGACCTCCCAAAATGTCCAATCACAATTTCAATTGATTAACTGCCCAAAATCTTGTTTGAGGAAACAGATCAAAGTGATTGAACTGTCTGGACGATCGCGTGGCTTATGGCCACAGAATGCACTGGTCATAGGCCAGTTGTAATGTGAACAATAAAAGTAACATAATTTTATCCTAGAACAGGTATCCACACCAAACAGTAATTATAGTATTAATTATAACCTCACCAATAAGAATTTCAGCTAAATTTCAACTAAatacattaacattttttttttaactaaacatGAAGAGGGGAGACAGGCTTGCAAACAGTGGTGTCAACCCAGCTTAAATAATAAGATATTTACTGCCGACGGAGTCCAGCGTGAGGTCATCAGAGGTGATGTCCAGGTCCCCGAGGTTCAGCGCTAGGTCATCCATCTGCAATGAAGAACACACATTAATATCCTATTTCATGATTTCTGTTGCTTctagctcctcctgcccccttacTTAACATAAAAATATACCAAATCTTTTCCATACTTGTCTACCACTGTTCTCAACTCTAGTGGTCATATGATCCCACCCCATGAGCGGACAACATTGTCCCATTGCCGCCACCTCCCACATCCTTCAGGACAATCACATTCCACTGCTGGAGTTCTCATCAGTTTTACATAACAAGGAATGTAACAAGCCCTACAGGAAAGCCCTAATGAGTATCCTGCACTGATCTGCTGAGAATATCAGGGGCCAGGCTGCGGTGAGCAGGGCCAACTTTCCAGCCCCTTGCATTCTGTTATCTGGAAAATCTATACAGTGCTGGGCTTCCGGGATAGTGTACAAGCCTCAGTTCACCAGGAAtgtgtaaattgcaaaaaatTATCAGAACTTTCATCAAAAACGGCAAAATCTGACGTTTATCGGATGTTTCAAACAACTCTTATCTTGCATGTGTGCAAAGCTTAAAGGACGGATCAGTTAACTGTGGCGCAGCACCGATcgtttgggtgccgccataggccgtaTTGAAAATTACTAAGCGACAAATTTGGCCCTTTTCTGCAAGATGGCAGGGctacatgcagtggcgtagctaaggagtgatggaccccgatgcaagtttcacattggggccccccaagcactctatacataacaattgatacggcgcaccaaaacctgccaatggcaactacagtgtcagaggtgcaagaagggaatggggaacagtgtgttattgatcaccactattcaaagtatctatagaagtgattattatgagcacaggaccaatagagaggtagtactgtagttgaggtagggccctttggggcccctctggccccagtgcggtcgcaacctctgcaactctGAAACCCAGCAGATATGGGGCTCAGTTGAAACTTATTATACAGATGACATGCTGGGGCGTTCATGTTGGCAATTACAGGCCGGGATGGCTGGTAGGATAGTGTCAGCTgcctggccaggagcttttttgttcccaaaagcagatgcttTTAAATAGTTTAAATATAGGTTtacaattcctaagctttggtagcaattaaatgccttttatgttacatactttcaatcaacaagattgttactGTATATGCAAAgtaagagttggagtcggatgttcTTTGTATCCAGTCCACAGCCCTGTGTAGATGTGGAGGGTTTTAACCATGAAGTtatgaaacagaaaaaaatatactaaaacaTCTGCGACTGCTGGGAAGATACTTAGAAGCCGCTCTTATCTTGCGTCAGACAGGCTAAGGTTACAGGACCTGGTACCAGCGAAACAGAAGAGTGAGGACAGCAGCGTCGGAGCGATCTGTGCgcgcggggctggaggaagccccaggtatgtataaaacttttattatagatcatctctggtttcctttaaagaccgctccagcaaaaaagtaagcagttaaaattggACAGaacacaggttttggactagtcaatctcctcatgggggattcttagggttttctttgttttcaacagcatttcctgaacggcagttacaaagtctaactgccaaaatagtgcgcaagtgagtagggatgctggctggtatcttactgttttggcagttaaactgccattcaggaaatacttttaaagaaaagaacactgggaatccccatgaggagatggagtagtccaaaacctgttggttctgtcagattttaactgcttatttttatcactagagtggtcctttaaaaactaAAGTGTCAACTGTAATAAACCAACCTTACAAGTCTGTTTTGGGTGACAATGACTTATGGGACAGATCTCTGTAATGACCTGCAGAGAAACagccagtgctatacaaatatagaATAATAATATGTGGGCTGGACAGCTTTTATTATTGCTTGTTACATTTCTTTCTTTGTAGCCATAGATCAGATGTGAAGAAAACTGAGCAGAAGTGCAGCAGCTGCTGAAAGCAACCAATCAGGATTCAGCTGCAGAATGGAACAAACCTTCTGATTGGCTACTCTGAACTGGTGCTTCACCCGTGCTCCAGGTTTCCTCGCAGCTTCATAAATCAGCCCTAATATATCATACATATCACTGTATGTAAAGGACACAGCAGCccagacaggtcctctttgtaTGGAAAGCGGTGGGAGGACATGCTGTATGGATACAGGAGAGGCATCAGAcacaggaataataataataaagtacaaGGACTACCCCTCTCACCTCAGACATCTCTGACACCTCAGTGGTCCCCTTTACACATCAGGTACTCAGCTTCCGCCTCTACTTCCGGGTTCTGGACTACAGTTCCCAGAATCCAACCTTACCGGAAGTGAAGTCAGGGAGGGCCGGCTCGAAATAAAGCCAAGGGGCGTCACTTCCgttttctctctctttccctgCAGACGCCGCCATGGTGAGTGAGATTGAGGGAAAGAGAAGGGGGAACTGGCAATCTATCGCCATCCGGGCTGGGGAGAGACCGGaggctgctatggaggggatcTGTGTGTGAAGGAGCGGCTGCTGAGGACAGCCGGGGGGGATATTGGGGGCTCCTGTCTCCTGACCAGGCTGGGAGGAAGGAGGGTTCCTCTGAGTGATCCCCGGCCAGGGCAGGATTGCTGAGTGCTGTTACTGGAGGAGAGTTGAAGGCAGATCTTTATGGGTACCTCTGGcccagggctgtgcagggtgGTGGCATTGTTGgggtgcacacatacacacatccaattatgattggccaattgctgACCAAGTTTGCCACTTCCATCTAGTAGTAGTGCTGTATATGGGTTgtttaggtaaaccctcatactacacagaggtgGAAAAGTTTGGTGTATGCCAGGATTTAGGTTGTCAGCATGGAGTAATGCTAGCCTAGTGGGTTCAGTGCAGGCTGAGAGCACAGATGGGTTGCACATTCCCCATGTGGCTGAGTTACACATGATAGTTATTTGTAAGCAGTGCCCTAGCTGGGGTCATAGAGGGGTGCCTTGTGCCATGTCGTGCCTGGCAGGAGTTCTGTACAAGCTGGGGGCATAAGTTACATATCAGCCCTTGTTTGGCAGGAGTAATACTTTCCTGGTACTACTTGGCATAGATTTGAGATAGCAAGGTGACAAATGCTGGGGCAGCACCTTTCTGGTAGTGTTGGCATAGGAGTAACTGGTATCCTATGTTTCATCTGATTGGGGTAGTAGGCTGGTGGTGGTTAGTGCTTTGGTCATGGGTAGAGAGAGTGAAAACAGCCCCCATGCCTGGGCTATATTTGTCTGATGGTAATAAGTGAGCTTTTGTAACCTATCACCTATGTCTTAACTAACATGCAGTAGTTATCAGTGGGTTATGCAGGCTTGTCTGACTGTGGAAGTGTTGAGCTTGTATGGTTTAGGTGACCCAGGGAGAAACCTTAAAGTGTATCATGGACTGGACCCccccaataaaatatacatatcaggggccccctccagcctgattgctCCCACTGCATCATCTCCTCTCTCTGGCTGGTACTGGCTCAATAAAATCCATCAGTCGGAGCATGTGCAGTCCGGCCAGGCGCGCTCCCCTGTATTGCTCCCGTCGCCGGGaacgttctgcgcctgtgcagtagtactgcgcacggAATGCTCCAGGTGACGTGAACACTTTTTACAGGGACAGACTGCATAGTGGACAGCTATGTTGTGAAATGCAAgtatctcacttcaggtgtccttaaaaggaaatgtaaagtctactttaaaaaaatgagttgagcttacctagggcttcttgcaGACCCCTTGAGACCTCCTGTGCCCACAACACCATTCCAACTCCCTCTGGCCAGCATTTCTCCTCCCCCTAACACACGCCAACCACCTTCCCATCATGCCCCCACAGTCAGGAGCGCGATCGGAGTGTCTGCGGCTTAGGACCGTGCATGTGCTGTAGCCGCTGACTGGCGGCGACTCGGCCAGCATTTAGGCCAACATTTAGTGGGGGTCGCTGCTGCAGGTCAGAGGGACTTGGActcagtacatttgaaatcggtgccggtagacttgggtgcaggatacagccggtatatggctgatcctgcttctgcgcaAATCCGGTCCGTTTTAATtactcttccccctccaggccgccatggatagtgggggaatgaaataattcggcttccagcgattgctggaggccgaattattgtggtttttaagcaactttggctccgtcttctgacggagccgacgatactcactgagcgccgctatagactgattcccattatagtctatggcggcgctggctgtgcccaaatctagcagcgctgaaaagcactgctccgcttggACTGGCTTtgagggcacaggaggactccagggggctgcatgaagccccaggtaatttcaACTCCTATTTTATTTAGACTTAAGTCTCCCTTTATGTCCTGCCCACCTACTATCATAAGGTGGACTTCCACTGATTTGAATGAAAAAAAGACTTGGGCCGATATGCTATTAACTTTTTGTCCTAGGAGGGTGGTTTTTTTGTCGTTTATTTATATTGGTTGGCAAGAATGGGTTATCTAAACCATTTTGTTCTGCAATCTCTTATATGAAGGGCTAGCTATACTCCCTGATGAATTATCGTTCCCATCTGAAAATGAGATCCACCACAACGGACAATCTTCATACATACATCCAGGCTGAGCACATTATAAGGCAGCTTTTATAGAGTCCtcacttaggcctcgattcataaagcattcccgcattcggaaatgcaaaaaaacgctcactttaccgaccacacaccaaaatatgcattcataaaggctttttccgcatgaaaagccgacatttgcgagcagagtgatcaatcaccgccttccgcggtgattatcacagcaacagtaacaaatgtcaattcataaagattagaggtagcggtatgcggacgggtattaccgctacctctgatgtggcgagaagcgtgcggaatccgttgcagtgaatgggacagacctcccaagcagctgcagagagaacaccgcacggagggattccgcctgcttcccctgtttccgcacgtctcccgacagcctaacgcctgcctacagcggagtatctccgcacgtatatcacaagtagctaaatttttatgaattaccaccctgaaggcggaaataccgacagcggtgtttccccgctcgactttccccgctcgcaggcagttttatgaatcgaggccttagtgtTCCCCACTGGTCAGACTTAGAGAAGTGTAGTAAATTTGGCTGTTTTATACGCTTTCTGAAGTAGGGCTAATTTATTGACTTGTTGCCTCCGCAGTCTCTTGTCATTCCGGAGAAGTTTCAGCACATTCTTCGTGTCTTGAACACGAACATCGATGGGCGCAGGAAGATCGCCTTCGCTATCACCGCCATTAAGGTAAGCTGCCTCTTCCATGGTGAATTCTGTGCTTAGAGCCAGGCAGGGCGGTACAGTACACAAATTTGACGTATTTACAGAAAGATTTAAAGAGACTTTATTTCAAAAACCTCTAACATCACTGCCttaactaaaacgccgcatccccacaGCTGGACACtacctaaatcccccccccaaactccccggggcacactgcggggagcccttctgtgagaggcagagctttcagctgcacgtCTGCCTCTCCATGCATCTATCAGCgcggatcgctgcctctgcccgcccctctgtcttccttcactgagaggggcgggggagaggcagagatgcgCGCTGATTgacgcttaaagagacactgaagcgaaaaaaaaatatgatatagtgaattggttgtgtactatgaataattactagaagattggcagcaaagaaaatattctcacttttattttcaggtatatagtgttttttctaacattgcatcattctataatatgtgcagattacacaacattcagcattcaaaatgagtctttcagagcagtctgtgcactaatgacctctcctctggcagagaaaaagaaaacagttgagataataagtcagataacagccctctccatgactaaactTAGtctgagagttaatggcttgtttgcatagagataacaactggagtttctcaactcttcctgtactggaaacaattacactgatgtatctgctcttaatgttttatttcttagctgtgctgcacatacaaatcataatatcatcatttttttttttcgcttcagtgtctctttaaggaagcagagctgtggctgaaagctctgcctcctccagcagcaaaatccacgaccacgaaagtcatggattttgcgggggagagttaggggggatttagttagatttcagccacggggatgcagcgttttagttagggcaataatgttagaggtttttgaaataaaaagctgatttttaggacacttcagtgtttctttaaagtaaactccatgtgagtgatatggaggctgccatatttatttcctttttaagcaatagcagtgcctggcagccctgctgatctattggctgcagtattgtctgagttACACACCCTAaaataagcatgtggctaatccaatcagacttctGTCAAAAAATCtcatctgcgtgcttgttcaggtgcTGGGGCAACAGCCAGACAACTTCCTTTgtgtaaccttcctggcggtaagcccgagctgagctcgggctatgctgcgcaggaggatatctcagcccctggtggggcgattcgccccattcaaagtgctgtacgcgcagctagcactttgctagccgcatgtacaacttgatcgccgccgctctggggCGATCGCACGCAGCGGTGGAAGAGGGgcgccccccgccagagccctgcgctgcccggaccaatgagttccaggcagcgctatgggctggatcggaggcggctgacgtcattccgatcgtcgccatggtgacatgagaagccaaacaggggaacgtgttatatatacgcgctcccctgtttgctattgatgccggcgactatcgcactagagggacaaatgcgccctctagtggtgtttcatgtagctaccactctggtagctttacatgaaacaaaaaaaaaattgatttctgCATAATTGGcagaaaaaaattaaccgccaggagggttaaagcggacctgaactcagacctacTCTGTcttaaaagatacacaatagcataatctttaaacaaaaaacatttctgtgttacagctgctacaaatcctaaaatctgcagtgtttctacttcctgattcatggaagcagacatattgtctacagcctgtgctttcaaatgggtttatctgccataggcagtcatgtgacacacgggggagatcaaattacaacttgtgattaggcacaattaaggggggattagacaggctaaactcttaaaatacatacagggtgcatttatcggttttccttgtgtcctgtgcaagagttcaggtccacttttacacttttaaaggaaatatatatggcagtctccatatgcctcaccttgggttccctttcagCAAGTTTTGGAATCAAGTCTGTGTTTTGCATTAACCATTGAATGCTTATCTTGTTGCAGGGTGTTGGCAGACGTTACGCTCATGTAGTCCTGCGCAAGGCTGATATTGATCTGACAAAGCGTGCAGGAGAGCTGACTGAGGATGAGGTGAGTATACGCAGCAAGTGATGTAAGTCTTGTGTGGCGCAGCCTCTGTGTTCAGATCTAACTAGATCTCTCGGCAGGTGGAGCGTGTGGTCACAATCATGCAGAATCCTCGTCAGTACAAGATCCCAGACTGGTTCCTCAACAGACAAAAGGACATCAAAGATGGCAAATACAGCCAGGTGAGACTGGGGTTGGAGCCTAGAGGGTTACACACAAAGATGGCAAATACAGCCAGGTGAGACTGGGGTTGGAGCCTAGAGGGTTACACACAAGGATGGCAAATACAGCTAGGTGAGACTGGGGGCGGAGCCTAGAGGGTTACACACAAGGATGGCAAATACAGCTAGGTGAGACTGGGGGCGGAGCCTAAAGGGTTACACACAAAGATGGCAAATACAGCCAGTTGTGACTGGGGCGGAGCATAAAGGGCTGCACGCAAGGATGGCAAATACAGCCAGGTGAGACTGGGGGTGGAGCCTAAAGGGTTGCACAGCATGTCATTGGATTGAACAGGCAGTAAGTGTCCTTCCCAGAAATCTTTTCCgtctggcatgaaaaagtagaagTCGGGTGAAAGTTGGAACTGGGGAAACTAGTTGCCGAGGAAAATAAATGTGCACTATTTTATTAGCGTAAAATATCCCCATATGTAATTAGGCACTGGCAGAGGTACTGTGTATTAATTATACATGCAGGAAACCGTGGTAGAGTATAGTACAAGTTGCTGGCTAACACATGAGTGTTGCCTAACTCTAACACCATAATGAGGTGAACAAATGAATtgacccttaaagggaaggttcacgcaggagctgtaaaaaatagaaatccaaatccacttacctggggctttctccagcccgtggcaggcaggaggtgccctcggggctgcaccgcaggctcccggtggtctccggtggcgatcccgacctggccaggctggctgccaggtcgggctgcttctgcgctccaagttgcgtgtcacttgtgcgcgctgacgtcatcggacgtcctccgggctgtactgcgcaggcgcaggcgtcatcggacgtcctccgggctgtactgcgcaggcgcagaagttctgcgcctgcgcagtacagcccggaggacgtccgatgacgtcagcgcgcacaagtgacacgcaacttggagcgcagaagcagcccgacctggcagccagcctggccaggtcgggatcgccaccggagaccaccgggagcctgcggtgcagccccgagggcacctcctgcctgccacgggctggaggaaaccccaggtaagtggatttggatttctattttttacagctcctgcgtgaaccttccctttaaagagacactgaagcgagactaaatctcgcttcagctctcacatatagcaggggcacgtgtgcccctgctaaaacgccgctgtcccgcggcttaacgggggtcccttctcccccaacccaccccccgcaaaccttggtcgcagacttggtcgcttttttttccttcctggaggcagggctaacggctgcagccctgcctcccagcgcgtctatcagacgcgcatcaccgcctctcccccgcccctctcagtgaaggaagactgagaggggcgggggagaggcggagatacgcgtctgacagggctgcagcggttagccctgccccaatgcggaagcgctcccccacattacggaggggatttggggggacggacccccgttaagccgcgggatagcagcggtttagcaggggcacacatgcccctgctatctatgaggtctgaagcgagatctattctcgcttcagaccctCTTTAAGTACTCATTGGATAAAGAGTAAACGGTTTTACCCTGTAGTGGCGAGAAAGCAGACACGGTGAATGACAAAGGACCACACAGCTTTACTTGGGGTCTCTCCCAGCCCCTAAAAGTCTGTTTCCCTTGCCATAGTTCCACTGTGCACTAAAGGCCTGCTGTCAGTCtccagtagagttgggcgaactgttagttgaactgcagccgaactgttcggctgcccaacctgtcatgtcgctgtggctcttactacttccgggtcgcaatgacccggagtagtacgtctgcgctggcccggcggagcgcgtcctagatcgcgctcccgttgccaggcactctctgcgcatgtgtgtgacgtcataaaccgctgctatcccgcggcttaacgggggtccgtccccccaaatcccctccgtaatgtgggggagcgcttccgcattggggcagggctaaccgctgcagccctgtcagacgcgtatctccgcctctcccccgcccctctcagtcttccttcactgagaggggcgggggagatccTGCATAAGTGAATGTATGGAAGCTGTACCATTCTTATCACGGTCTTGTTACTTTCAGGTATTGGCTAACGGTCTGGATAACAAACTCCGTGAAGATCTGGAGAGGCTGAAGAAGATCAAGGCGCACAGAGGCCTGCGTCACTTCTGGGGGTGAGTGGCAGGGTCATGTGATGTCCACTGTCAGGGAGAGCTATGACTTCAGGCCTGTGCAATGGTCAGACACTAAACTGGACCTGTCACTTTGGGAGGGTGCTATTGGATTGTCAAAGGATAACAAGCCTATTCCTTCTGTTCAGAATGCAAGGGGGCTGGGCACAGATTGATTCTAAGTAGTTTGCAACACAGACCAATAGTGTGCTCACAATGCAAATTTTTATTtagtttacatctatttttggtagCCACTTTCTCAACGATTGTGGAATTTGCTAGCTGCCTATAATTTGCAACATCATTGAATTGACCTTTCATTGGTCattactagagatgtggcgaatatctccaaatccctggagctcttactacttccgggtcgcactgacccggagtagtacgcctgcgctgcccggctgagcgcgttctagatcgcgctcctgttgccgggcactttccgcgcatgtgcgtgacgtcatgaatgatGTCACTCTCATGcgcagagtgcccggcaacaggagcgcgatctagaacgcgctcagccgggcagcgcaggcgtactactccgggtcagtgcgacccggaagtagtaagagctccagagatgttTGCCACATCTCTAGTCATTACTGCTTACCTGTTTATGCAGAATGTTAGCACTGGGTCAAGTGGCTTGCTACCAGTGCTTTACTTATATCTGTGCTGTGTTGGTGGGTCAGGGTGTTGGGTGTACGTGGTGTAGAATCTGGAGGAAGTCCACTGCTTGGGTGCTTAACGTGGGGCAGCTGGTTGTCTTTGGTAGACCTGGCAACTTTTATGAGCCGCTAGCTGGATTAGAGGGTTACACTGTAAATGTAACTTACCACTCTCCTGTAGCAGTACTACTGCTGAATAGTgacggtcatgtctaggagaactctgggagaagcatgtgatttgtttgatcagttcATAGGTTTGCATAgctttgatttgctgtgatcacatcctgctttagcaaatGCTCATGATTAGCAAATcagggacttaaagagaaccagagacgaagcaccctcatgtattttaccatatatatcagtgggaacattagagaaaacgcctaccctgctctgtttcattatttactgcacagcctgcttcttatcagcccagataaaatccctgactgagcattcagtctggctttgttcaggaattttTATAActcagtctgtcttctgtgctgtcttttcaagcccaagactgccaccttgtggctctgctcaggaatcattatagctgagtcattatagcaaagccagactgaatgctcaatcagggattttatctgggctgatgaGAACAATCTgaccagtaaataatgaaacagcatgatgtgttttctctaatgttcccactgatctatatggtaaaatacatgagggtgctttgtctctggcgtCTAGTTCACATTAAGCCTCGTACACGTGCT
Coding sequences within it:
- the RPS18 gene encoding small ribosomal subunit protein uS13 isoform X1 — encoded protein: MSLVIPEKFQHILRVLNTNIDGRRKIAFAITAIKGVGRRYAHVVLRKADIDLTKRAGELTEDEVERVVTIMQNPRQYKIPDWFLNRQKDIKDGKYSQVLANGLDNKLREDLERLKKIKAHRGLRHFWGLRVRGQHTKTTGRRGRTVGVSKKK
- the RPS18 gene encoding small ribosomal subunit protein uS13 isoform X2; its protein translation is MSLVIPEKFQHILRVLNTNIDGRRKIAFAITAIKGVGRRYAHVVLRKADIDLTKRAGELTEDEVERVVTIMQNPRQYKIPDWFLNRQKDIKDGKYSQVRLGLEPRGLHTKMANTARYWLTVWITNSVKIWRG